A single window of Flavobacteriales bacterium DNA harbors:
- a CDS encoding MgtC/SapB family protein: MHTQVFGWDIQPLSWEGILAALFCGALVGVERQYSGKPAGIRTSILVCLGSYGYVCLANFGTQEGDPTRIIGQVVTGVGFLGAGVMMTHHGNVLGVTSAAVIWVLAAMGAFIGMERFAPAVLISCLTLFVLVGINVIESRFKKSMQKGIHKHEEPDVDIDDG; the protein is encoded by the coding sequence ATGCACACACAAGTTTTCGGCTGGGACATACAACCATTAAGCTGGGAAGGCATTCTTGCGGCCCTGTTCTGTGGCGCCCTGGTGGGTGTTGAACGCCAGTACTCGGGTAAGCCGGCCGGTATCCGCACCAGTATTTTGGTTTGCCTTGGATCATACGGATATGTTTGCCTTGCCAACTTCGGTACACAAGAGGGAGATCCGACACGCATCATCGGGCAGGTGGTAACCGGCGTAGGTTTTCTGGGTGCCGGTGTGATGATGACCCACCACGGAAACGTGCTGGGGGTAACGTCTGCCGCCGTGATCTGGGTGCTTGCGGCCATGGGGGCATTCATCGGAATGGAGCGGTTTGCTCCGGCGGTTCTCATCAGTTGCCTGACCCTTTTTGTGCTGGTGGGCATCAACGTGATTGAGTCGCGCTTCAAGAAAAGCATGCAGAAGGGCATTCACAAGCATGAAGAGCCGGATGTGGATATCGATGACGGTTAG